Proteins from one Cyprinus carpio isolate SPL01 chromosome B15, ASM1834038v1, whole genome shotgun sequence genomic window:
- the LOC109103546 gene encoding E3 ubiquitin-protein ligase CBL-like isoform X2 — protein MPQSSGEDHSGTRPLCLGRCSGRPCMSFTPSAQAWRPWLSNPPSTSPAMTTSPSLSRSTSSHRLFQPWSSLLRNWNSLAVTHPGYMAFLTYDEVKARLQKFIHKPGSYIFRLSCTRLGQWAIGYVTADGNILQTIPHNKPLFQALIDGFREGFYLFPDGRTHNPDLTGLCEPSPQDHIKVTQEQYELYCEMGSTFQLCKICAENDKDVKIEPCGHLMCTSCLTAWQESEGQGCPFCRCEIKGTEPIVVDPFDPKDPNSGGSYGGCRSMFGAEGAPSPSYDDDDDDRLEDSPFMISKLVGAKVERPPSPLSAAPQPVVPPVPPRLDLLPLRPTNPPGASSPGATSKAPSHHKDKPLPLPPVLRDLPPPPPPDRPHPTGSDNRLPRRPLPCTPGEPPRDKLPPAPPNRNMPDWNSRPVPKAPSQPPASGDSRGSRELSNRHSLPLQLPSTLDTRAEGPRNNGPPSLDHQLSFGSSNPGSDYDSPKVKPSASANAIYSLAIRPLPAVKAQTEEDTCENDEESEYMTPSSRPVLPSAAGEAVPPLSFSPRSMLNEMESENPQMYEAMYNIQAQALSASPPHQARDSDYSELPPLTCSNGPRDPVGACGEEEEENCYDYPKPHIHTNLARRTLSDINPTSSAFSRISMEHGAAAIMDPNEAPERPPKPLPRRINSERRPSPVPPGASPGPSQQISSEIEHLLSQGYSHQDIQKALMIAQNNIEMAKNILREFVSIPSTAHILT, from the exons ccATGGTCATCACTGCTAAGAAACTGGAACAGCCTGGCAGTGACTCATCCAGGCTACATGGCCTTTCTCACCTATGATGAAGTCAAAGCTCGTCTGCAAAAATTCATCCACAAGCCCGGCAG CTATATTTTCAGACTGAGCTGTACACGGCTCGGCCAGTGGGCTATTGGTTACGTCACAGCTGATGGGAATATCTTGCAGACCATTCCTCATAACAAACCCCTCTTCCAGGCCCTCATCGATGGCTTTAGGGAAGGATT CTACCTTTTTCCTGATGGCCGCACACATAACCCTGACCTCACAGGCCTGTGTGAGCCCTCGCCTCAGGACCATATCAAAGTCACAcag GAGCAATATGAGCTCTACTGTGAGATGGGCTCTACTTTCCAACTGTGTAAGATCTGTGCTGAGAATGACAAGGATGTGAAGATCGAGCCCTGCGGCCACCTCATGTGCACTTCCTGTCTCACAGCCTGGCAG GAGTCAGAAGGCCAGGGATGCCCGTTCTGTCGCTGTGAGATTAAGGGCACCGAACCCATCGTCGTTGACCCCTTCGATCCCAAGGACCCCAATAGTGGAGGCTCCTATGGAGGCTGCAGGAGCATGTTTGGGGCAGAGGGAGCCCCTTCGCCCAGctacgatgatgatgatgatgatcgcTTGGAGGACTCTCCTTTCATGATTAGCAAGCTGGTTGGTGCTAAA GTGGAGAGGCCGCCCTCACCGCTGTCAGCTGCCCCTCAGCCTGTCGTTCCTCCAGTACCTCCTCGGCTGGATCTGCTTCCTCTCAGACCCACCAACCCTCCCGGGGCCTCTAGTCCAGGCGCCACATCCAAG GCCCCATCCCATCACAAGGACAAGCCGTTACCACTGCCCCCAGTCCTTAGGGACCTGCCGCCACCTCCTCCCCCAGACAGACCACACCCAACTGGATCAGACAACCGACTCCCTAGACGCCCTCTCCCCTGTACGCCTGGAGAACCTCCTCGGGACAAACTGCCTCCTGCCCCACCTAACCGCAACATGCCAGACTGGAACTCCCGGCCTGTACCCAAAGCTCCATCACAGCCACCAGCAAGCGGAGACTCCCGTGGGTCTCGAGAACTCTCAAACAGACACTCTCTGCCTCTCCAACTGCCCTCCACGCTCGACACCAGAGCAGAAGGCCCGAGGAACAACGGCCCCCCCAGCCTCGACCACCAGCTG AGTTTCGGATCATCCAATCCTGGGTCAGATTACGACAGCCCAAAAGTAAAGCCATCTGCCTCAGCTAATGCCATCTATTCCTTGGCAATCAG GCCTCTCCCAGCAGTCAAAGCTCAGACCGAGGAGGACACCTGTGAGAACGATGAGGAGTCTGAGTACATGACTCCATCCTCTCGGCCAGTGCTGCCCTCTGCTGCAGGGGAAGCTGTGCCTCCACTTTCTTTCAGTCCCAG GAGTATGCTCAATGAGATGGAGTCAGAAAACCCACAGATGTACGAAGCTATGTACAACATCCAAGCCCAAGCCCTTTCTGCCTCTCCACCACATCAGGCCAGAGACTCGG ATTACTCTGAGTTGCCTCCTTTGACCTGCTCTAATGGCCCGAGGGATCCTGTTGGTGCATGtggtgaggaggaagaggagaactGCTATGACTATCCCAAGCCCCATATACACACCAACCTCGCCCGACGCACGCTTTCAGATATTAACCCTACATCCTCAGCCTTCAGCCGCATTTCCATGGAGCATGGAGCAGCAGCAA TCATGGACCCCAATGAAGCCCCTGAGCGGCCTCCTAAGCCTCTTCCCCGTCGCATCAACTCAGAACGCAGGCCCAGCCCTGTTCCCCCTGGAGCGAGCCCAGGGCCCAGCCAGCAGATCAGCAGTGAGATCGAGCACCTCTTGAGCCAGGGCTACTCCCATCAGGACATCCAAAAAGCCCTTATGATTGCACAGAACAATATCGAGATGGCCAAGAACATCCTGAGGGAGTTTGTGTCCATCCCTTCTACTGCACATATCTTAACATAG
- the LOC109103546 gene encoding E3 ubiquitin-protein ligase CBL-like isoform X1, whose product MPQSSGEDHSGTRPLCLGRCSGRPCMSFTPSAQAWRPWLSNPPSTSPAMTTSPSLSRSTSSHRLFQPWSSLLRNWNSLAVTHPGYMAFLTYDEVKARLQKFIHKPGSYIFRLSCTRLGQWAIGYVTADGNILQTIPHNKPLFQALIDGFREGFYLFPDGRTHNPDLTGLCEPSPQDHIKVTQEQYELYCEMGSTFQLCKICAENDKDVKIEPCGHLMCTSCLTAWQESEGQGCPFCRCEIKGTEPIVVDPFDPKDPNSGGSYGGCRSMFGAEGAPSPSYDDDDDDRLEDSPFMISKLVGAKVERPPSPLSAAPQPVVPPVPPRLDLLPLRPTNPPGASSPGATSKAPSHHKDKPLPLPPVLRDLPPPPPPDRPHPTGSDNRLPRRPLPCTPGEPPRDKLPPAPPNRNMPDWNSRPVPKAPSQPPASGDSRGSRELSNRHSLPLQLPSTLDTRAEGPRNNGPPSLDHQLSFGSSNPGSDYDSPKVKPSASANAIYSLAIRPLPAVKAQTEEDTCENDEESEYMTPSSRPVLPSAAGEAVPPLSFSPRSMLNEMESENPQMYEAMYNIQAQALSASPPHQARDSDYSELPPLTCSNGPRDPVGACGEEEEENCYDYPKPHIHTNLARRTLSDINPTSSAFSRISMEHGAAATVMDPNEAPERPPKPLPRRINSERRPSPVPPGASPGPSQQISSEIEHLLSQGYSHQDIQKALMIAQNNIEMAKNILREFVSIPSTAHILT is encoded by the exons ccATGGTCATCACTGCTAAGAAACTGGAACAGCCTGGCAGTGACTCATCCAGGCTACATGGCCTTTCTCACCTATGATGAAGTCAAAGCTCGTCTGCAAAAATTCATCCACAAGCCCGGCAG CTATATTTTCAGACTGAGCTGTACACGGCTCGGCCAGTGGGCTATTGGTTACGTCACAGCTGATGGGAATATCTTGCAGACCATTCCTCATAACAAACCCCTCTTCCAGGCCCTCATCGATGGCTTTAGGGAAGGATT CTACCTTTTTCCTGATGGCCGCACACATAACCCTGACCTCACAGGCCTGTGTGAGCCCTCGCCTCAGGACCATATCAAAGTCACAcag GAGCAATATGAGCTCTACTGTGAGATGGGCTCTACTTTCCAACTGTGTAAGATCTGTGCTGAGAATGACAAGGATGTGAAGATCGAGCCCTGCGGCCACCTCATGTGCACTTCCTGTCTCACAGCCTGGCAG GAGTCAGAAGGCCAGGGATGCCCGTTCTGTCGCTGTGAGATTAAGGGCACCGAACCCATCGTCGTTGACCCCTTCGATCCCAAGGACCCCAATAGTGGAGGCTCCTATGGAGGCTGCAGGAGCATGTTTGGGGCAGAGGGAGCCCCTTCGCCCAGctacgatgatgatgatgatgatcgcTTGGAGGACTCTCCTTTCATGATTAGCAAGCTGGTTGGTGCTAAA GTGGAGAGGCCGCCCTCACCGCTGTCAGCTGCCCCTCAGCCTGTCGTTCCTCCAGTACCTCCTCGGCTGGATCTGCTTCCTCTCAGACCCACCAACCCTCCCGGGGCCTCTAGTCCAGGCGCCACATCCAAG GCCCCATCCCATCACAAGGACAAGCCGTTACCACTGCCCCCAGTCCTTAGGGACCTGCCGCCACCTCCTCCCCCAGACAGACCACACCCAACTGGATCAGACAACCGACTCCCTAGACGCCCTCTCCCCTGTACGCCTGGAGAACCTCCTCGGGACAAACTGCCTCCTGCCCCACCTAACCGCAACATGCCAGACTGGAACTCCCGGCCTGTACCCAAAGCTCCATCACAGCCACCAGCAAGCGGAGACTCCCGTGGGTCTCGAGAACTCTCAAACAGACACTCTCTGCCTCTCCAACTGCCCTCCACGCTCGACACCAGAGCAGAAGGCCCGAGGAACAACGGCCCCCCCAGCCTCGACCACCAGCTG AGTTTCGGATCATCCAATCCTGGGTCAGATTACGACAGCCCAAAAGTAAAGCCATCTGCCTCAGCTAATGCCATCTATTCCTTGGCAATCAG GCCTCTCCCAGCAGTCAAAGCTCAGACCGAGGAGGACACCTGTGAGAACGATGAGGAGTCTGAGTACATGACTCCATCCTCTCGGCCAGTGCTGCCCTCTGCTGCAGGGGAAGCTGTGCCTCCACTTTCTTTCAGTCCCAG GAGTATGCTCAATGAGATGGAGTCAGAAAACCCACAGATGTACGAAGCTATGTACAACATCCAAGCCCAAGCCCTTTCTGCCTCTCCACCACATCAGGCCAGAGACTCGG ATTACTCTGAGTTGCCTCCTTTGACCTGCTCTAATGGCCCGAGGGATCCTGTTGGTGCATGtggtgaggaggaagaggagaactGCTATGACTATCCCAAGCCCCATATACACACCAACCTCGCCCGACGCACGCTTTCAGATATTAACCCTACATCCTCAGCCTTCAGCCGCATTTCCATGGAGCATGGAGCAGCAGCAA CAGTCATGGACCCCAATGAAGCCCCTGAGCGGCCTCCTAAGCCTCTTCCCCGTCGCATCAACTCAGAACGCAGGCCCAGCCCTGTTCCCCCTGGAGCGAGCCCAGGGCCCAGCCAGCAGATCAGCAGTGAGATCGAGCACCTCTTGAGCCAGGGCTACTCCCATCAGGACATCCAAAAAGCCCTTATGATTGCACAGAACAATATCGAGATGGCCAAGAACATCCTGAGGGAGTTTGTGTCCATCCCTTCTACTGCACATATCTTAACATAG